The following are encoded in a window of Legionella geestiana genomic DNA:
- the bamB gene encoding outer membrane protein assembly factor BamB, whose amino-acid sequence MKPEIHRSGVRLSPVLGLIGLLSITACSKIDDYMLGKDNTPKPSELQPLKNRVAVKEVWSVPVSKPQKNSAYLKLKPVVRGNLLYTADASGLVQAIERNNGKVLWSRQLTERLVSGPAVEAGVVAVGTDASGLIIMKQSDGSISWKAQLSGDVLSHPVIAKDRVLAKTIDGNLYAFAVASGKKLWISDHGAPDLALKASSSPVVVDNRIVLAGYADGRMDAVDLETGKLLWQRSIAFASGASDVERLVDIDADPVVRGDVALLASYQGYVGALSLGNGEFIWKKPASTYKNVATDATNLYMTDSNDVVWAINRSNGQVAWKQEGLKAHGLTEPVLVAGKVLVGDRTGYLHALSAENGEFLARTALGSAVELAPAVSGNQVYVFTANGRLNQLSVG is encoded by the coding sequence ATGAAACCAGAAATTCATCGTAGTGGGGTAAGACTGTCACCGGTTCTGGGTCTTATCGGTCTGCTCTCAATCACGGCCTGTTCTAAAATTGACGATTACATGCTTGGAAAGGACAATACGCCAAAACCTTCTGAACTGCAGCCACTGAAAAACCGAGTCGCCGTTAAGGAAGTATGGTCTGTACCCGTTTCAAAGCCACAAAAAAACAGTGCCTATCTCAAGCTTAAGCCTGTGGTTCGGGGGAATCTCCTCTACACGGCAGACGCTTCTGGTCTGGTGCAGGCAATTGAACGCAATAACGGTAAAGTACTCTGGTCTCGCCAGCTTACAGAGCGTCTGGTCAGTGGACCAGCAGTAGAGGCCGGTGTTGTGGCAGTTGGTACCGATGCTTCAGGCCTTATCATCATGAAACAGTCCGATGGCAGCATCTCCTGGAAGGCGCAGCTATCCGGTGATGTGCTCTCGCATCCGGTTATTGCAAAAGACCGTGTTCTTGCAAAAACCATTGACGGCAATCTTTACGCATTTGCAGTTGCCAGTGGCAAAAAATTATGGATTTCCGATCATGGTGCGCCGGACCTGGCACTTAAGGCCAGCTCTTCACCCGTTGTGGTTGATAATCGCATTGTGCTGGCAGGTTACGCTGATGGCCGCATGGATGCTGTCGATCTTGAGACCGGAAAGCTCTTATGGCAGCGCTCCATCGCTTTTGCAAGTGGTGCCAGCGATGTGGAGCGTCTCGTTGACATTGATGCTGACCCTGTTGTCAGAGGCGATGTGGCGCTCCTTGCGAGCTATCAGGGCTATGTAGGCGCGCTTTCACTCGGTAATGGCGAATTTATCTGGAAAAAACCTGCTTCAACCTATAAAAACGTTGCGACGGATGCCACTAATCTCTATATGACCGACAGTAATGATGTGGTCTGGGCGATTAATCGCAGCAACGGGCAGGTAGCATGGAAGCAGGAGGGGCTCAAGGCGCACGGCCTCACTGAACCGGTACTTGTCGCGGGTAAAGTGCTTGTGGGAGACCGTACCGGTTATCTGCATGCGCTTTCCGCGGAAAATGGTGAGTTTCTTGCCCGTACCGCGCTTGGCTCGGCGGTAGAGCTTGCTCCGGCCGTTTCAGGTAATCAGGTGTATGTGTTTACTGCTAACGGAAGGCTTAATCAGTTGTCAGTGGGGTAG
- a CDS encoding YfgM family protein yields the protein MTVYRTEDEQIEAIKNFWKRYGNLITLVLSCVLLIAAGVRYWNWHTEKLQLQASATFERMMYAFSNHNNREVRSYANTLVNEYGKSVYADGARLALAKLYVEKSQYDKAQEALEQVGAHSAMPALRQVAKIRLSRVLAAQKNWDKALAALAQLDDAAYLPEINELKGDIFASTGHYQQAVASYQEAIREVRTHGMGNLFLEMKTNELAALTQAGNKNTSALQSAQV from the coding sequence ATGACGGTATACAGAACGGAAGACGAACAAATTGAGGCCATTAAAAATTTCTGGAAACGTTACGGTAACCTCATAACGCTGGTTTTATCCTGCGTGCTGCTCATTGCTGCGGGTGTGCGTTACTGGAACTGGCACACTGAAAAACTGCAGCTGCAGGCATCTGCCACGTTTGAACGGATGATGTATGCCTTTTCAAACCACAATAACCGCGAAGTGCGCTCCTATGCCAACACCCTCGTAAACGAGTATGGAAAATCGGTGTATGCCGATGGTGCACGTCTGGCGCTAGCCAAACTTTACGTGGAAAAGAGTCAATACGATAAGGCACAGGAAGCACTCGAACAGGTAGGTGCTCACTCTGCGATGCCCGCATTGCGTCAGGTCGCTAAAATTCGCCTGAGCCGCGTGCTTGCCGCTCAAAAAAACTGGGATAAGGCGCTGGCAGCGCTCGCACAGCTTGATGATGCAGCGTACCTGCCGGAAATTAATGAACTCAAAGGGGATATTTTTGCATCTACCGGCCATTATCAACAGGCGGTAGCATCCTACCAGGAAGCGATTCGCGAGGTCAGGACCCATGGAATGGGCAACCTCTTTCTTGAAATGAAAACCAATGAACTAGCAGCCCTGACTCAGGCCGGGAATAAAAACACGAGTGCGCTGCAATCAGCCCAGGTATAA
- the hisS gene encoding histidine--tRNA ligase: MNDVLPAQTGAWRWLERTLAESMSQYGYAEIRFPIVESTSLFRRSIGDVTDIVEKEMYSFTDLNGESITLRPEGTAGCVRACLEHGLLHNQQQRLWYMGPMFRHEKPQKGRYRQFCQFGVEAFGIAGVAIELELLALTARLWERLGIREYLSLEVNTIGTLAERYRYRESLVEWFSANRDALDEDSVRRLDKNPMRILDSKNPALRDIISAAPKLQDMLEPESRAHFEALCSGLEALGMNYRVNPHLVRGLDYYGHTVFEWVTDRLGSQATVCAGGRYDALVEHLGGSATPAVGFALGMERLLLLLESCGITHTDERSPLVYLICADGAPQLHALRLAETLRASLDGGGVIVNTGGGSFKSQFKKADRSSARFAVILGEEECASGMVGLKDLREGGEQTSVSESVLAALLLARVAG, encoded by the coding sequence ATGAACGATGTGCTGCCCGCACAAACCGGAGCCTGGCGCTGGCTTGAGCGCACACTCGCTGAATCGATGAGCCAGTATGGCTATGCTGAAATTCGTTTTCCGATAGTGGAAAGTACCAGCCTTTTTCGCCGCAGCATTGGTGATGTGACTGATATCGTTGAAAAGGAAATGTATTCTTTTACTGATCTTAACGGCGAGAGCATTACCCTGCGACCGGAGGGAACCGCGGGCTGCGTACGTGCCTGTCTCGAGCACGGACTTCTGCACAACCAGCAACAGCGTCTCTGGTACATGGGTCCCATGTTTCGGCACGAGAAACCCCAAAAAGGCCGTTACCGCCAGTTTTGTCAGTTTGGCGTTGAAGCGTTTGGGATTGCGGGGGTGGCAATTGAACTTGAGCTTCTGGCACTGACCGCACGCCTTTGGGAGCGGCTTGGCATTCGTGAGTATCTCTCCCTTGAGGTAAACACCATAGGCACGCTGGCTGAGCGCTACCGCTACCGCGAATCGCTGGTTGAGTGGTTCAGCGCAAACCGCGATGCGCTGGATGAAGACAGCGTGCGCCGGCTGGATAAAAACCCGATGCGTATTCTCGACAGCAAAAATCCTGCCTTGCGTGACATAATCAGTGCCGCCCCTAAACTTCAGGATATGCTGGAGCCAGAAAGCCGCGCCCACTTTGAGGCGCTCTGCAGCGGCCTCGAGGCGCTCGGCATGAATTATCGCGTGAATCCGCATCTGGTTCGTGGACTGGATTATTACGGACACACGGTGTTTGAATGGGTAACAGACCGTCTCGGGAGTCAGGCGACAGTTTGTGCCGGTGGACGCTACGATGCACTTGTCGAACATCTGGGTGGTTCTGCGACACCCGCCGTAGGTTTTGCACTGGGTATGGAGCGCCTGTTACTGCTGCTTGAGAGTTGTGGTATTACTCATACCGATGAGCGCTCACCACTTGTTTACTTGATTTGCGCTGATGGCGCGCCGCAGCTTCACGCCCTGCGTCTTGCTGAAACCCTCCGTGCCTCCCTGGATGGTGGCGGAGTCATCGTTAATACGGGCGGCGGCAGTTTTAAGAGTCAGTTTAAAAAAGCCGATCGCTCCAGCGCGCGCTTTGCGGTTATTCTTGGCGAGGAAGAGTGTGCTTCTGGCATGGTCGGGCTTAAGGATCTGCGAGAAGGCGGGGAACAGACAAGCGTGTCGGAATCGGTACTTGCTGCATTATTGCTCGCACGAGTCGCGGGTTAG
- a CDS encoding helix-turn-helix domain-containing protein yields the protein MNTTTYTEESPVPGSQKPGALLAGVRMQKGYSTEYVAGKLHLRVNMIELLEADAYHKMPEPVFIKGYLRAYAKLLGVRPDPLLEVFNGLHHEERSYEKPLWQSRRVEPHRDHRMIRWMTAVFALGLLVAIGLWWQSSRGEQHGFFTAHSTAENAATASAESPESEIRLTDLSRMESLLSAPQETLTPLEQTGE from the coding sequence ATGAACACCACAACATATACAGAAGAATCACCTGTACCTGGTTCACAAAAGCCAGGCGCGCTGCTTGCGGGCGTGCGCATGCAGAAGGGCTACAGTACCGAGTACGTTGCCGGAAAGCTACACCTTCGGGTCAATATGATTGAACTGCTCGAAGCAGATGCCTACCATAAAATGCCGGAACCTGTTTTTATAAAAGGCTATCTGCGCGCTTATGCAAAATTACTGGGCGTGCGCCCCGATCCGCTCCTTGAGGTATTCAATGGCCTCCACCATGAAGAGCGTTCATATGAGAAACCTCTGTGGCAGTCTCGCCGTGTAGAACCGCATCGCGATCACCGCATGATTCGCTGGATGACAGCAGTCTTTGCCCTTGGACTGCTGGTGGCAATCGGTCTTTGGTGGCAGTCAAGCCGAGGCGAGCAGCACGGATTTTTTACCGCACATTCCACCGCTGAGAATGCGGCTACGGCAAGTGCAGAAAGCCCTGAATCAGAAATTCGCCTGACGGATTTGTCCCGCATGGAGTCTTTGCTGAGTGCGCCACAGGAAACGCTGACACCGCTGGAGCAGACGGGTGAGTGA
- the pilW gene encoding type IV pilus biogenesis/stability protein PilW translates to MNRGYNDAFLAGSRQVFVAQWMLALVLVLFLTGCVHEADAENSVAAAVEAPNPERAALYNTRLGLAYLKQGDFPRAKRKLVHALKLAPDYPQANAAMGWYLEHTGEPAGADVYYRKAVRNARESGAQCNNYGAFLCRQGKYNEAQRWFAVAVRDAAYSNTAGVYENSGLCARAAGDRTLATQAFEKALAQDAGRSQSLEALAAMALQDGNALKARKLLREHMELTHNDAHLRALAVKAEAMAGKAEFSAQDGAQTPGKNYRSKA, encoded by the coding sequence GTGAATCGCGGTTATAATGACGCTTTTTTAGCGGGTAGCAGGCAGGTTTTTGTGGCGCAATGGATGCTGGCGCTGGTGTTAGTGCTCTTTCTGACCGGGTGCGTGCATGAGGCAGATGCGGAAAACTCCGTAGCTGCGGCGGTGGAGGCTCCCAATCCTGAGCGCGCCGCTCTATACAATACCCGATTGGGACTTGCCTACCTTAAGCAGGGTGATTTCCCCCGTGCAAAACGCAAACTGGTTCATGCCTTAAAACTGGCGCCAGATTACCCACAGGCCAATGCGGCAATGGGTTGGTACCTTGAACATACCGGTGAGCCAGCAGGGGCTGATGTGTACTACCGTAAAGCGGTGCGCAACGCTCGAGAAAGCGGCGCTCAATGCAATAACTACGGCGCTTTTCTTTGCCGGCAGGGAAAGTACAATGAAGCACAGCGCTGGTTTGCAGTCGCGGTGCGGGACGCGGCCTACTCGAACACCGCGGGTGTTTACGAAAATTCGGGCCTCTGTGCGCGTGCTGCGGGCGACAGAACACTGGCAACGCAGGCTTTTGAGAAGGCACTTGCACAGGATGCAGGACGTTCGCAATCCCTCGAAGCGCTGGCAGCAATGGCGCTGCAGGATGGAAATGCCCTGAAAGCACGTAAACTGTTGCGGGAACACATGGAATTGACGCACAATGACGCGCATCTGCGCGCTTTGGCAGTAAAGGCTGAGGCAATGGCAGGGAAGGCGGAATTTTCCGCGCAGGATGGCGCGCAGACGCCCGGAAAAAATTATCGGAGCAAGGCATGA
- the rlmN gene encoding 23S rRNA (adenine(2503)-C(2))-methyltransferase RlmN → MSEKVNLLNYTQEGLKAFFTEIGEPSFRARQLMQWIHQNGLSDFDRMTNLGKGLREKLRSLAEVRAPELASEHISEDGTHKWLLRLDCGNSIETVFIPEAKRGTLCVSSQVGCGLNCSFCSTAKQGFNRNLTTAEIIGQVYFAVRALSRADGAHDKRVTNVVMMGMGEPLLNFDNVVGAMSLMMDDFAYGLSKRRVTLSTSGVLPALERLKTASPVALAVSLHAPNDALRDILVPINKKYPLVELMNICRTYFPKGSKRYVTFEYVMLKGVNDTRQHAEELAKLVANVPCKVNLIPFNPFPHAGYERSTKDTINAFRDYLMSKGINTITRKTRGDDIDAACGQLAGEFQDRTSRSARWQTLHFSPAPKTASREGESRL, encoded by the coding sequence ATGTCGGAAAAAGTCAATCTGCTTAATTACACCCAGGAAGGCCTGAAGGCGTTTTTTACCGAAATAGGTGAACCGTCTTTTCGTGCACGCCAGCTGATGCAGTGGATTCATCAGAATGGGCTAAGTGATTTTGACCGCATGACTAATCTTGGAAAGGGGCTTCGTGAGAAGCTCCGTTCCCTCGCTGAGGTACGTGCGCCCGAACTGGCCAGCGAACACATCTCGGAAGACGGTACGCACAAATGGCTGCTGCGGCTTGACTGTGGCAACAGCATCGAAACCGTCTTTATTCCCGAAGCAAAACGCGGAACCCTTTGCGTGTCGTCTCAGGTCGGATGCGGTCTGAACTGCAGCTTTTGCTCCACCGCCAAACAGGGGTTTAACCGCAATCTCACTACCGCAGAAATCATCGGTCAGGTATATTTTGCCGTACGCGCGCTTTCACGTGCGGACGGTGCGCATGATAAACGGGTCACGAATGTCGTCATGATGGGCATGGGAGAGCCGTTGCTCAATTTTGACAATGTGGTAGGCGCCATGAGTCTCATGATGGACGATTTCGCCTATGGACTTTCAAAGCGGCGAGTCACGCTCAGCACGTCTGGTGTGCTGCCGGCACTTGAACGCCTTAAAACCGCAAGTCCGGTCGCGCTCGCGGTGTCACTGCATGCACCTAATGATGCCCTGCGTGATATTCTGGTGCCCATCAACAAAAAATACCCGCTTGTAGAGCTGATGAACATTTGCCGCACCTATTTTCCAAAGGGCAGCAAACGGTATGTCACGTTTGAATACGTGATGTTAAAAGGGGTCAACGATACGAGGCAGCATGCTGAAGAACTGGCAAAGCTCGTTGCCAACGTGCCCTGCAAGGTCAACCTCATTCCTTTCAATCCCTTTCCACATGCGGGATATGAGCGCTCAACGAAAGACACTATCAATGCCTTTCGCGACTACCTGATGTCCAAAGGCATTAACACTATTACCCGCAAAACCCGAGGCGATGACATAGATGCTGCCTGCGGACAGCTTGCCGGTGAGTTTCAGGACAGAACCAGCCGTTCAGCGCGCTGGCAGACACTGCATTTTTCGCCAGCACCAAAGACTGCTTCCAGAGAGGGTGAATCGCGGTTATAA
- the ndk gene encoding nucleoside-diphosphate kinase, with translation MAKELTLSIIKPDAVARSVIGEIYTRFEKAGLDIVAARMAQLSREQAEGFYAVHRERPFFGALVDFMISGPVMIQVLHGENAVAKNRDLMGATNPKEAAPGTIRADFAESIDANAVHGSDSAENAATEIAFFFEPHELCLRNND, from the coding sequence ATGGCCAAAGAACTCACCCTTTCGATTATCAAACCTGATGCAGTTGCCCGCTCAGTCATTGGCGAAATCTATACACGCTTTGAGAAAGCAGGGCTTGATATCGTAGCTGCCCGCATGGCTCAGCTTTCCCGCGAGCAGGCAGAAGGATTTTACGCCGTACACCGCGAGCGTCCTTTTTTTGGTGCCCTTGTTGACTTCATGATTTCAGGTCCAGTGATGATTCAGGTTCTGCATGGCGAAAACGCAGTTGCCAAAAATCGCGATTTGATGGGTGCAACTAATCCTAAAGAAGCCGCTCCCGGCACCATTCGCGCAGACTTTGCTGAAAGCATTGATGCTAACGCCGTTCACGGTTCCGACAGTGCTGAAAATGCTGCGACTGAAATCGCCTTTTTCTTCGAGCCGCACGAACTTTGCCTGCGCAATAACGACTGA
- a CDS encoding UDP-2,3-diacylglucosamine diphosphatase, which yields MIEAVFISDLHLHPDEKAVCERFEAFIAFAASHVRRVYLLGDFFHAWAGDDTMDSWSEAIAARLKSLAEAGVETCFLHGNRDFLLGEAFAARAHMRLLSEPCIITLAGQPLLLVHGDSLCTRDTRHQWFRALTRNPVFIRAFLCLPRALRHRLVNGVRRLSRQRVPGNYMDVVPEAVEALFKKTGQSVMVHGHIHRSGTTTHTVEGRECTRFVLSDWDDDPQLLCYDMSKGLYFIQLSAVQGVSNEY from the coding sequence ATGATTGAAGCGGTTTTTATTTCCGATTTACATTTACACCCTGATGAAAAAGCGGTTTGTGAGCGTTTTGAGGCTTTTATAGCGTTTGCAGCATCGCATGTACGCAGAGTCTACCTCCTTGGCGATTTTTTCCATGCCTGGGCGGGGGATGACACCATGGATTCCTGGAGTGAGGCGATTGCCGCGCGCCTTAAATCCCTGGCAGAAGCTGGTGTTGAGACCTGTTTTCTGCATGGCAACCGTGATTTTCTTCTGGGCGAGGCATTCGCCGCACGTGCTCACATGCGCCTTCTTTCTGAGCCATGCATTATAACGCTCGCAGGACAGCCATTACTCCTTGTACACGGAGATTCACTCTGTACCCGTGATACCCGTCACCAGTGGTTTCGTGCCTTGACGCGAAACCCGGTCTTTATTCGTGCCTTTCTCTGCCTGCCGCGGGCGTTACGACACCGCCTTGTCAATGGCGTGCGTCGTTTAAGCCGGCAGCGTGTTCCGGGAAATTACATGGACGTTGTACCAGAGGCAGTCGAAGCGCTTTTTAAAAAGACAGGACAGAGCGTAATGGTACACGGGCACATCCATCGCAGCGGTACAACCACCCATACCGTTGAAGGACGTGAATGCACGCGTTTTGTTTTGAGCGACTGGGATGACGATCCACAACTGTTGTGTTATGATATGTCAAAGGGACTTTATTTTATCCAACTTTCTGCCGTTCAGGGGGTAAGCAATGAGTACTGA
- the minC gene encoding septum site-determining protein MinC — protein MPDKTVKSQAFRLKGRLYTLTVLHVQDANPETIALQLAELTAKAPRLFEHAPLVLDVSAFDDATLDINAIVDAVRGCGLFPVALQGAIPGLAHAAKQLSLGVLNSSSTNDKPLEMHDEAMPQTVAASAVPSEGGRNKTITAPVRSGQQVVGKGGDLIVAASVSHGAELLADGNIHVYGPLRGRALAGISGDRSARIFCQSLEADLVSIAGFYRLSDAIQPFDRPCQIYLEGDSLQIEPL, from the coding sequence ATGCCCGATAAGACAGTGAAATCTCAAGCATTCCGCCTGAAAGGGCGTCTCTATACGCTGACCGTGCTGCATGTGCAGGATGCCAATCCTGAGACTATCGCGCTTCAGCTTGCCGAACTGACGGCAAAAGCACCGCGTCTTTTTGAGCATGCGCCCCTGGTGCTCGATGTATCCGCCTTTGATGATGCAACCCTCGATATCAACGCAATAGTCGATGCCGTTCGCGGTTGTGGTCTTTTCCCGGTGGCGCTTCAGGGAGCGATTCCGGGGCTTGCGCATGCGGCAAAGCAGCTGAGTCTCGGTGTGCTCAACAGTTCATCCACAAACGACAAACCGCTTGAAATGCACGATGAAGCAATGCCACAGACAGTTGCTGCTTCTGCAGTGCCTTCAGAAGGGGGGCGCAATAAAACGATTACCGCACCAGTTCGTTCTGGCCAGCAGGTTGTCGGAAAAGGGGGAGACCTCATCGTTGCGGCGTCCGTCAGCCATGGTGCGGAACTGCTTGCAGATGGGAATATTCACGTCTATGGCCCGCTGCGCGGACGGGCACTCGCCGGTATTTCCGGTGACAGAAGCGCGCGCATTTTCTGTCAGTCACTGGAGGCCGATCTTGTGTCCATCGCGGGCTTTTATCGCTTGAGTGATGCCATACAGCCCTTTGACCGCCCATGCCAGATTTACCTTGAAGGGGACAGCCTTCAGATTGAGCCTTTATGA
- a CDS encoding AMP-binding protein — translation MDKIWLKNYQEGVPHEIDRGEYERIRSLAQMIDESCLRFSDRVAYENLGSTLTYAEFDRKSLAFAKYLQQIGLKKGDRVAIMMPNVLQYPVALYGILRAGGVVVNTNPLYTSDELTHQINDSGTEIIVVLANFAKTVEKSLPHTGLKHVIVTEIGDLFSPIKRIIVNAVIRHVKKMVPSWYIPDAVSFNDALKRGAQGSLREVSLSHEDIAFLQYTGGTTGVAKGAMLTNGNMVANVLQAYGWISPLNLGETDIIVTALPLYHIFSLTANCLTFLREGAKNILITNPRDIPHFIKEIKNCGFTAITGVNTLFNAMMNNPHFSEIDFSKVKLALSGGMSLQKSVSLRWHDMTKSRVLEAYGLTETSPAVTINPMYLEEYNGSIGLPISSTDISIRDDDGNELSIGELGELCVKGPQVTPGYWNRPDETAKIFTKDGYLRTGDIARVDEDGFVYLVDRKKDMIIVSGFNVYPNEVEQVIGMLAGVMEVGVVGVTSDESGERVKAFIVKRDPSLTEEDVIAYCREHLTAYKIPKIVEFVSELPKTNVGKILRRALRDMGKE, via the coding sequence GTGGATAAAATTTGGCTAAAAAATTACCAGGAAGGCGTCCCGCACGAAATTGACCGCGGTGAGTATGAGCGCATTCGCTCGCTTGCACAGATGATTGACGAGTCCTGCCTGCGTTTTTCAGACCGCGTTGCCTATGAAAATCTTGGCTCAACGCTCACGTATGCAGAGTTTGACCGCAAAAGCCTCGCTTTTGCCAAATATCTTCAGCAGATTGGCTTGAAAAAAGGCGATCGCGTAGCCATCATGATGCCAAACGTATTGCAATACCCGGTGGCACTATATGGCATCCTGCGTGCAGGTGGAGTTGTAGTCAATACCAATCCCCTTTACACCAGTGATGAGCTGACGCACCAGATTAACGACTCAGGTACCGAGATTATTGTCGTACTTGCCAATTTTGCGAAGACGGTTGAAAAGTCACTGCCACACACCGGACTGAAACATGTCATCGTGACAGAAATTGGCGATTTGTTCTCGCCAATCAAGCGTATCATCGTGAATGCCGTCATTCGCCATGTGAAAAAGATGGTTCCTTCCTGGTACATACCAGATGCGGTTTCCTTTAACGATGCCTTGAAGCGTGGAGCACAGGGCAGCCTTCGTGAAGTTTCTCTCTCGCATGAAGACATCGCCTTCCTGCAATACACCGGAGGTACAACCGGTGTAGCAAAAGGCGCCATGCTCACTAACGGTAACATGGTTGCGAATGTGCTGCAGGCCTATGGGTGGATTTCGCCACTTAATCTCGGTGAAACCGATATTATCGTTACCGCCCTGCCGCTCTATCATATTTTCTCACTGACCGCGAACTGCCTGACGTTCCTGCGTGAGGGTGCCAAAAACATTCTGATAACGAACCCGCGTGATATTCCGCATTTTATCAAGGAAATCAAAAATTGCGGCTTTACCGCCATAACAGGCGTTAATACCCTTTTTAATGCCATGATGAATAACCCGCACTTCAGCGAAATTGACTTCTCTAAAGTGAAGCTCGCTTTGTCTGGTGGCATGTCACTGCAAAAGAGCGTTTCGCTGCGCTGGCACGATATGACGAAATCGCGCGTACTCGAAGCTTATGGGTTAACGGAAACCAGTCCGGCAGTCACCATCAACCCAATGTACCTCGAAGAGTATAACGGCAGTATTGGTCTTCCCATTTCCTCCACGGACATCAGCATTCGTGATGATGATGGTAATGAACTTTCAATTGGTGAATTGGGAGAGTTGTGTGTTAAAGGACCACAGGTCACACCGGGTTACTGGAATCGCCCCGATGAGACAGCAAAAATCTTTACCAAGGATGGCTATCTCCGAACGGGCGACATCGCTCGGGTAGATGAAGACGGCTTTGTCTACCTCGTAGACCGGAAAAAGGACATGATTATTGTCTCTGGTTTCAACGTCTATCCCAACGAGGTTGAACAGGTCATCGGCATGCTGGCGGGTGTAATGGAAGTGGGCGTTGTAGGCGTCACCTCTGATGAATCGGGGGAGCGCGTTAAGGCTTTCATTGTCAAACGCGACCCTTCTCTGACAGAAGAAGATGTCATTGCCTATTGCCGAGAGCATCTCACCGCCTACAAAATCCCGAAAATTGTGGAGTTTGTGAGTGAGCTTCCGAAAACTAACGTGGGTAAAATCCTGAGGCGTGCTCTTCGTGATATGGGTAAGGAATAA
- a CDS encoding MFS transporter: protein MSTSRALAWTVWVTASLFYAYQYILRVMPNVMLSDIMYQFNIDAALFGQFSGVYYIGYSLMHLPIGIMLDRFGPRRVLPVCILLTVVGLLPMLYSSAWIYPVLGRVMIGIGSSAAILGTFKIIRMTFDESRFTRLLSFSVTIGLLGAIYGGGPVTYLYNALGYHAVIKIFAITGCVLAIVTWILVPNMRAVPQSSIRADLWEVLTNRRIVWSCILAGMMVGPLEGFADVWAAAFLKQNYGFDQIMATSLPSVIFVGMCFGAPLLSLVAEKTGNYLATIAGSGLVMAGAFFSLMISSPSQFMVAMVFGIIGVCCAYQILAIYKASTWASERVAGLTTAIANMIIMSFGYAFHTIIGLVVKSQGGPQVPGAVNLGVAIIPVGLAIGALGFYMLLFRERREEDVEALAA from the coding sequence ATGTCAACATCTCGCGCACTTGCCTGGACCGTCTGGGTAACCGCTTCCCTGTTCTATGCCTACCAGTATATTTTACGGGTCATGCCCAATGTAATGCTCTCCGACATCATGTACCAGTTCAACATTGACGCCGCACTTTTTGGACAGTTCTCGGGTGTTTATTACATAGGCTATTCCCTGATGCACCTGCCTATCGGCATTATGCTGGACCGCTTTGGCCCCCGCAGGGTTTTGCCGGTGTGCATCCTGCTCACTGTAGTTGGACTGCTGCCGATGCTCTACTCCAGCGCATGGATATATCCAGTGCTTGGTCGCGTCATGATAGGAATAGGTTCTTCAGCGGCCATTCTCGGAACATTCAAGATTATCCGCATGACCTTTGATGAATCGCGCTTTACCCGCCTGCTCAGCTTCTCAGTCACCATTGGTCTCCTGGGGGCAATTTATGGCGGTGGCCCCGTTACCTATCTGTATAACGCACTGGGATACCATGCGGTCATCAAGATTTTTGCAATCACCGGCTGTGTGCTGGCAATTGTTACCTGGATACTGGTACCCAACATGCGCGCAGTCCCGCAAAGCTCTATTCGAGCAGATTTATGGGAAGTGCTGACAAACCGCCGTATTGTCTGGTCCTGCATTCTGGCGGGAATGATGGTGGGGCCACTTGAGGGGTTTGCAGACGTATGGGCCGCCGCCTTTCTGAAGCAGAACTATGGTTTTGATCAAATCATGGCAACGAGCCTCCCCTCTGTCATCTTTGTGGGCATGTGCTTTGGTGCTCCGCTCTTGAGTCTGGTAGCAGAAAAAACGGGTAATTATCTGGCAACTATCGCCGGATCAGGTCTTGTTATGGCGGGAGCGTTTTTCTCCCTCATGATAAGTTCACCATCGCAGTTTATGGTAGCAATGGTGTTTGGCATTATCGGCGTATGCTGTGCCTATCAAATTCTTGCCATTTACAAGGCTTCCACATGGGCGAGTGAACGTGTTGCGGGATTAACAACCGCCATTGCCAACATGATAATCATGAGCTTTGGGTATGCCTTTCATACGATAATTGGACTTGTGGTTAAATCACAGGGCGGGCCTCAGGTTCCCGGAGCAGTTAACCTTGGTGTGGCAATTATACCAGTAGGACTTGCCATTGGGGCGCTGGGCTTTTACATGCTGCTGTTTCGTGAACGACGTGAGGAAGATGTGGAAGCGCTTGCGGCATAA